From the genome of Sediminibacter sp. Hel_I_10:
TTAAGATTCCAGCAATTTTACCGTTAATTCTTATAGGTTTATTAGTAGGGCCAATAGCTGCAGAGTTTTTATCTGAAGATGGCACCAAGTGGATTGAACCCATTTGGAATGAGACGGAAGGTCTTTTTCCCGGAGAAAGCCTGTTTTATTTTGTATCCCTAGCCATCGGGATTATCTTATTTGAGGGCGGACTCACCCTTAAATTAAGTGAAATCAAGAACGTTGGCCCCGTGATTTCAAAATTGATCACTATTGGTACGTTCGTCACGTTTTTTGGCGGAGCAGTAGCTGCTTATTTTATTTTTAATCTTACTTGGGAAATTTCGTTTTTGTTTTCGGCTCTTATTATTGTTACAGGTCCTACGGTAATTACCCCAATTTTGAGAAACATTCCCTTAAAAAAGGACATTTCCGCAGTTTTAAAATGGGAAGGGATTCTTATTGATCCCATTGGCGCTTTGGTGGCCGTTTTGGTTTATGAGTTTATTAGTGCGAATGCGGGAGGGGAGTTTACAAAAACGGCCTTAATTGAATTTGGAAAGATTGTACTTTTTGGTTCTGCCTTCGGATTTACTTTTGCCCACGCACTTAATTTTATTTTTAATAAAAAATGGGTACCACATTACCTGATGAATGTGTTTTCATTAGCAGCAGTGCTAGGTGTTTTTGTATTATCTGATGTTTTTGCACACGAATCTGGATTGTTAGCCGTTGTGGTCATGGGGATGGTTTTAGGAAACTCTGGCGCATCTTATTTAAAGGATATTTTGTACTTCAAGGAGTCTTTAAGTGTTCTTCTTATTTCAATACTATTTATTCTTCTTGCTGCAAATATCAATTATGATGAATTACTATTGATTTATAACTGGAAAACTGCCATTTTATTTGCGGTGATTGTTTTTGTAATTCGTCCTGTAGGCGTGTTTTTAAGTACACATGGTTCTAAGCTGAAATTCAAGGAGAAATTATTTGTGAGCTGGGTTGGCCCTCGTGGTATTGTTGCGGCAGGTATCGCTTCGCTTTTTGGCTTGAAATTGGCTAGTCAAGGCGTGGTTGATTCGCAATACATCACCCCTTTGGTATTTGTAATTGTTTTGGGAACAGTACTATTAAATGCTACTACAGCAAGACTCTTTGCGAAATTGGTGGGTGTCTTTTTAGATAAATCTAACGGTATTTTGATTGTTGGGGCGTCTAAAGTTTCTCGTTTGTTAGGGCATTACTTAGAAACTAATGGAAGGCATGTGGTGTTGATTGATAGCAATCAAAGCAATATTGCCAAAGCTCAAGAATTGGGATTAGAGGCGTTTACCACTAATATTTATTCAGATAACTTGGCCGATAATATTGAGCTGAATGATGTTGGATATTTGATGGCAATGACGGGAAATT
Proteins encoded in this window:
- a CDS encoding sodium:proton antiporter, with translation MLELAGIIILGILAQWVAWKFKIPAILPLILIGLLVGPIAAEFLSEDGTKWIEPIWNETEGLFPGESLFYFVSLAIGIILFEGGLTLKLSEIKNVGPVISKLITIGTFVTFFGGAVAAYFIFNLTWEISFLFSALIIVTGPTVITPILRNIPLKKDISAVLKWEGILIDPIGALVAVLVYEFISANAGGEFTKTALIEFGKIVLFGSAFGFTFAHALNFIFNKKWVPHYLMNVFSLAAVLGVFVLSDVFAHESGLLAVVVMGMVLGNSGASYLKDILYFKESLSVLLISILFILLAANINYDELLLIYNWKTAILFAVIVFVIRPVGVFLSTHGSKLKFKEKLFVSWVGPRGIVAAGIASLFGLKLASQGVVDSQYITPLVFVIVLGTVLLNATTARLFAKLVGVFLDKSNGILIVGASKVSRLLGHYLETNGRHVVLIDSNQSNIAKAQELGLEAFTTNIYSDNLADNIELNDVGYLMAMTGNSEINKYAINKFSAQFGENGSFRLVTTSEMNDPDNNPKEGLFSHTDDYINLSEVTRKYPSIQETDVRDTEHYESLIEITKEDKDMIPLFLKDSDNELHIISSFSKTFEDVGADWKLVYLGKPFDVEKVPTDDDLEKS